One window from the genome of Trichoplusia ni isolate ovarian cell line Hi5 chromosome 13, tn1, whole genome shotgun sequence encodes:
- the LOC113500318 gene encoding homeobox protein 2-like, with amino-acid sequence MYQLVPESESTKYHPRFSGSVEDNMNGFPNHLSPLGYHNKNSISHPNHYGDSKSLHTVTKYDENRVKGAKTMRPEDPFMGSTRSPLLNIAQYEKNKEHSIHDPHGPHSSPSKLSPYNSLNPSFKTTQYGMNKLPAYESPYDSLSLTESPEKDFQKKSLHETHGAFTTYNPHAHHDSQLSGSPHNSQKISFNTVPYDQNKAHENLKIPATYNPYINYSSQLNVSPYELQKYGLSKTTVNFNPYSLNMTHTVASEKPHHSSYSTPDYDSQKISASYYSPSSKIPRDPHTENNMKNKLPANEQANVYETKHRETLLNSLNNPHATLTSIKHDNGNSPRNKHLDRYSDNHSYPHYENDFNSFDHDQQNHSTRPEIESLDGHGSDNRPHYTLNSIEDPNTRNKPNKYGSNVQHQSDKNFDDRGSLDGFQYKYTSDEEFEVKKADLNEHQPTQGFSDENQYLSVIPHKSKYQSYSLYQKPTTVSQASITKSISQNQSQKPKTYQNVVDETPFTSKNDVFDDRGAHEGFQYKSNYDDDDDDDKNNSDHSDNWKPSNYDSKTVTFDVNTIDPTILKILENTNKPLSIEDLIQEIDGHKTTQSDHNDPTVLNNDNDELQNRFNDDAPDLPSYHKEQTFKKIPLTPPIDDSGFTIGDLNPFVLLRLLFPSGFDKNIPNKNNDQITDSINQTDLLALLLSTQNIYNKNNKTNNKIPSKTVKFENLVKYIDAPLGSPKMSIQEENDPVNKLHSRNDMTNGNEFSSAPYKPKHGSYKPPNYSPPYNKEKKVSDHPVSMQPALAHKEDVNNNQALPLQPYQEATQHPNQEQHPNEVQDNEQDQNEDEEQNHDQDQNHEHDQNHGQDQPQNKHVAIISDESKNFPPLQYPEVHIILHQQKEEDNDDVMSYFPSLMNQRIKKGKEQKAECGEDTHWTRNCHACVCRGGEASCVQIPDCVQRSLEEPMMCKPYSTFKMGSCYSCECNGDGIPECNAAECKIEPKAEESEEDSGEIKHTVYHEFYEEDKAKDMLSYYKFFKKLPKETYDDYPTCEPGTQWVSSCHDCECNEKYKHECTVLDGCKVDLEALGKPGKCKPNSKFYPKSTNVACQECSCDDEGNPSCPLIEPKDE; translated from the exons ATGTATCAACTAGTACCGGAATCGGAGAGTACAAAATATCATCCTCGGTTTTCAGGCTCAGTGGAAGATAACATGAATGGTTTTCCTAACCATTTATCACCTTTGGGATATCACAATAAGAACTCAATCAGCCATCCAAACCATTACGGTGATTCGAAATCATTACATACTGTAacaaaatatgatgaaaataGGGTCAAGGGTGCCAAAACCATGAGACCAGAAGACCCGTTTATGGGTAGCACTAGATCACCATTACTGAATATCGCGcaatatgagaaaaataaagaacacTCTATTCATGACCCACATGGTCCTCATAGTTCACCATCAAAATTGTCTCCTTACAATTCACTAAACCCGTCTTTTAAAACCACACAATATGGCATGAATAAGTTGCCCGCATATGAAAGTCCATATGACAGTCTTTCTCTAACTGAATCACcagaaaaagattttcaaaagaAATCTCTACACGAAACACATGGGGCCTTCACTACTTATAACCCACATGCCCACCACGATTCACAGCTAAGCGGGTCTCCTcacaattcacaaaaaatatcatttaacaCTGTCCCATATGACCAAAATAAGGCCCATGAAAATCTTAAAATTCCCGCTACTTACAACCcgtatattaattatagttCACAGCTAAACGTATCTCCATATGAATTACAGAAATATGGCCTAAGTAAGACCACCGTGAATTTCAACCCATATAGCCTCAACATGACACACACGGTAGCATCTGAAAAACCCCATCACAGTTCTTATTCAACACCTGACTatgattcacaaaaaatatcagCATCATATTATAGCCCTTCTTCAAAAATTCCACGCGATCCTCATAccgaaaataatatgaaaaataaattgccaGCTAATGAACAAGccaatgtttatgaaacaaagCATCGAGAAACACTATTGAATAGTTTAAATAATCCACATGCTACTTTGACATCGATAAAGCATGACAACGGCAACTCGCCTAGAAATAAACATCTTGATAGGTATAGCGACAACCATAGTTATCCACATTATGAGAATGATTTTAATTCCTTCGACCATGATCAACAAAATCACTCTACACGACCAGAAATAGAAAGTCTTGATGGTCACGGTTCAGATAATAGACCTCACTATACACTTAATTCAATAGAAGATCCGAATACCAGAAACAAACCGAATAAATATGGATCCAACGTACAACATCAATCTGATAAGAATTTTGATGATCGTGGGTCTTTAGAtggatttcaatataaatatacttcaGATGAAGAATTTGAAGTTAAGAAGGCTGACTTGAATGAACATCAACCTACACAAGGATTCTCGGACGAAAACCAATACCTTAGTGTTATACCTCACAAATCAAAATATCAAAGTTATTCTTTATATCAAAAACCAACTACTGTTAGTCAGGCCAGTATTACGAAATCTATATCTCAAAATCAATCTCAAAAGCCTAAAACATATCAGAATGTTGTAGATGAAACGCCTTTTACCTCCAAAAATGATGTGTTTGACGATCGCGGAGCCCACGAAGGTTTccaatacaaatcaaactatgatgatgatgatgatgatgataaaaataattcagatCACAGTGATAATTGGAAACCCAGTAATTATGATAGCAAAACTGTTACCTTTGACGTAAATACCATTGATCCTACTATTTTAAAGATCTTGGAAAACACAAATAAACCGTTATCGATTGAAGATCTTATACAAGAAATTGATGGACACAAAACAACACAATCCGATCACAATGATCCcacagttttaaataatgacAATGACGAACTACAGAATCGTTTTAATGACGACGCGCCTGATTTACCTTCATATCATAAAGAgcaaacgtttaaaaaaattcCTTTAACTCCTCCAATTGATGATTCAGGGTTTACTATAGGTGATTTAAATCCTTTTGTGTTATTACGACTACTATTTCCTTCGggatttgacaaaaatatacctaacaaaaataatgatcagATTACAGACAGTATTAATCAAACAGATTTGCTTGCTTTATTATTAAGtactcaaaatatatataataaaaataacaaaacaaataataaaataccctccaaaacagttaaatttgaaaatttagttaaatacaTTGATGCCCCTCTCGGTAGCCCCAAAATGTCAATACAAGAAGAAAACGATCCCGTCAATAAACTACACTCTAGAAACGATATGACGAACGGTAATGAGTTTTCATCTGCACCATATAAACCTAAACATGGAAGTTACAAGCCACCCAATTATTCACCACCATACAATAAGGAAAAGAAAGTTTCTGACCACCCTGTTAGCATGCAACCTGCATTAGCACACAAGGAAGacgtaaataataatcaagCTTTGCCGCTGCAACCATATCAAGAGGCCACACAACATCCTAACCAAGAACAACATCCAAACGAAGTCCAAGATAATGAACAAGACCAAAATGAGGACGAAGAACAAAATCATGACCAAGACCAAAATCATGAACATGACCAAAACCATGGCCAAGACCAGCCACAAAACAAGCACGTTGCGATCATTTCTGACGAAAGTAAAAATTTCCCACCTTTACAATATCCGGAAGTTCATATCATACTTCACCAGCAGAAAGAAGAAGACAACGATGATGTTATGTCCTACTTTCCAAGCTTAATGAATCAACggataaaaaaaggaaaagaacaGAAAGCAGAGTGTGGTGAAGATACTCATTGGACTCGGAATTGTCACGCGTGCGTTTGTCGAGGCGGTGAGGCGTCATGCGTCCAAATACCTGATTGTGTACAGAGATCGTTGG AAGAACCGATGATGTGCAAGCCGTATTCCACATTTAAGATGGGTAGTTGTTATTCCTGCGAGTGTAACGGCGACGGTATTCCGGAGTGTAATGCCGCGGAATGTAAAATAGAACCGAAAGCAGAAGAGTCCGAAGAAG ATTCAGGCGAAATAAAACATACAGTTTACCACGAATTCTATGAAGAAGATAAAGCAAAAGACATGTTAAGTTACTATAAGTTTTTCAAAAAACTTCCTAAGGAAACTTATGATGATTACCCTACATGTGAACCAGGAACACAATGGGTCAGTAGCTGTCATGACTGCGAATGTAACGAAAAGTATAAACATGAGTGCACTGTTCTTGATGGCTGTAAAGTGGACCTCGAAGCTCTAG GAAAACCGGGCAAATGCAAGCCTAACTCAAAGTTTTATCCAAAGTCTACGAACGTGGCATGCCAAGAATG